One segment of Streptomyces bathyalis DNA contains the following:
- a CDS encoding TerC family protein encodes MDVSLTVWALTIVGLCALIAADFFIGGRKPHEVSLKEAAVWTTVWIVLAGVFGLGLWLFGTGKASGEFFAGFLTEKSLSVDNLFVFVLIMAKFAVPAIYQQRVLMVGVLIALVLRAVFIAAGAAMISAFSWIFFVFGAFLIWTAWKLIQEAREDNEEEYEENRFMKLIERRFPSTDQYHGTKLFIVENGKRLMTPMLIVMLAIGSTDVLFALDSIPAIFGLTQDPYIVFTANAFALMGLRQLYFLIGGLLKKLVHLSYGLSVILGFIGVKLVLHALHESGVPVPEISIPVSLGVICAVLVVTTLTSLAATRGKKDVEV; translated from the coding sequence ATGGATGTCTCCCTGACTGTCTGGGCGCTGACGATCGTGGGCCTCTGCGCCCTCATCGCGGCCGACTTCTTCATCGGCGGCCGCAAGCCGCACGAGGTCTCCCTCAAGGAGGCGGCGGTATGGACGACCGTCTGGATCGTCCTCGCCGGCGTCTTCGGGCTGGGGCTCTGGCTCTTCGGGACGGGCAAGGCGTCCGGTGAGTTCTTCGCGGGATTCCTCACCGAGAAGTCGCTGAGCGTCGACAACCTCTTCGTCTTCGTGCTCATCATGGCGAAGTTCGCCGTTCCGGCGATCTATCAGCAGCGCGTGCTGATGGTGGGCGTCCTGATCGCGCTCGTGCTCCGGGCCGTCTTCATCGCCGCCGGCGCCGCGATGATCTCGGCCTTCTCGTGGATCTTCTTCGTCTTCGGTGCGTTCCTGATCTGGACGGCCTGGAAGCTCATCCAGGAGGCCCGTGAGGACAACGAGGAGGAGTACGAGGAGAACCGCTTCATGAAGCTGATCGAGCGGCGCTTCCCCTCCACCGACCAGTACCACGGCACCAAGCTGTTCATCGTGGAGAACGGCAAGCGGCTGATGACGCCGATGCTCATCGTGATGCTGGCCATCGGCTCCACGGACGTCCTTTTCGCGCTGGACTCGATCCCCGCGATCTTCGGGCTCACGCAGGACCCGTACATCGTCTTCACCGCCAACGCCTTCGCCCTGATGGGCCTGCGCCAGCTGTACTTCCTCATCGGGGGCCTGCTGAAGAAGCTGGTGCACCTGTCGTACGGGCTGTCGGTCATCCTCGGGTTCATCGGCGTCAAGCTGGTGCTCCACGCGCTGCACGAGTCCGGTGTCCCCGTGCCGGAGATCAGCATCCCGGTGTCGCTGGGCGTCATCTGCGCGGTCCTCGTCGTCACGACCCTCACGAGCCTCGCTGCCACGCGCGGCAAGAAGGACGTGGAGGTCTGA
- a CDS encoding phosphodiester glycosidase family protein: MEISRTSRPVAPGARLTSFQRLESDKWLRADALSVDLGGRRDGGTRADYLSSGEVSTRAPLSEQAENHDPGEGRRTVAAFNSDFFDIDETGAPLGPGVRNGKVTHSPAAGNSESLGFGPDAAGRVLALYFEGTLTLPGGKQPLTAYNAANVPENGIGAYNSRWGEADRALTTDSDPESTEVLLRHGRVSRILDEPGSGPIAEGTTVLVGRDTGAKTLDGLQVGDRVSLEYHVRTDDGSAVPRTAVGGRGLLVVDGQPQNWEGRPNNATAPRTAVGFSKDGSTMHVMSVDGRQAASGGVTLTELALMMKDLGAYNALNLDGGGSSTLLAREPGTDDLQLENAPSDGEEREVPNGVALTSPVGSGALKHFWVETAADPASAPTADNMPVGHPDRVFQGLTRKLTAAGYDESYGPAEGTPRWSSDRPGVGRVDGEGVFHARGTGSTKVTAHQGGARGSTHLSVVGELDRIRPTRERVGLEDGGAEGSFGVIGFDAQGTSAPVDPADARLRYDRSLFSISPDDARGGFTVKARPGQESASGIVTVDVKGRTTKLAVTVGLHDERTAGFDDAADWKFSAARAEGSLAADPEGKEGTGLRMTYDFSRSTATRAAYATPPAEVPVPGQPQSFTMWIRSDGKGAWPSLHLKDAGGTDQVLRGEHLTEEGWQQITFEVPETVNYPLRLHRFYLAETRPAEQYTGEVVLDELTARVPPDVELPETERPHDPLISTAADVAGRDWRFAVMSDAQFVARDPDSAVVRQARRTLREIRAAGPDFVVINGDLVDEGSKEDLSFARRVLEEELGDAVGWIYVPGNHEVMGGSIANFTAEFGAAQRTFDHKGTRFITLDTSSLTVRGGGYTQLQELRRQLDDAENDPSVSSIAVVQHVPPRDPTGQQASQLTDRMEADLLEDWLGDFRARSGKGAAFIGAHVGVFDASRVDGVPYLVNGNSGKSPAAPPSRGGFTGWSLLGVEQNAQRHGGDWLAAQTRAHVDGLTMEAPGGMRVGESAHAAATVTQGEGESARKVPVAWPLSADWSGSGNLCVRGGRSAADDTKVRCAASYDPRTGTLTAHRPGTVTLTVEVAGERAERQVSITR, encoded by the coding sequence ATGGAGATCTCCCGCACCAGCCGTCCGGTCGCACCCGGTGCCCGGCTCACGTCCTTCCAGCGGCTGGAGTCCGACAAGTGGCTGCGGGCGGACGCCCTCAGCGTGGATCTCGGAGGCCGAAGAGACGGCGGCACCCGCGCCGACTACCTCTCCAGCGGTGAGGTCTCCACCCGTGCGCCGCTGAGCGAGCAGGCCGAGAACCACGACCCGGGCGAGGGCCGCCGCACGGTGGCGGCCTTCAACTCCGACTTCTTCGACATCGACGAGACCGGGGCGCCGCTCGGTCCCGGCGTGCGGAACGGCAAGGTCACGCACTCGCCCGCCGCCGGCAACAGCGAGTCCCTCGGCTTCGGACCGGACGCTGCGGGCCGGGTCCTGGCGCTCTACTTCGAGGGCACCCTGACCCTCCCCGGCGGCAAGCAGCCGCTGACCGCGTACAACGCCGCCAACGTCCCCGAGAACGGCATCGGCGCCTACAACTCCCGGTGGGGCGAGGCCGACCGGGCCCTCACCACCGACAGCGACCCCGAATCCACGGAGGTGCTGCTGCGGCACGGCCGTGTGAGCCGGATCCTCGACGAGCCCGGCAGCGGCCCGATAGCCGAGGGCACCACGGTTCTCGTCGGCCGGGACACCGGTGCGAAGACGCTCGACGGACTGCAGGTGGGCGACCGGGTCTCGCTCGAGTACCACGTACGTACGGACGACGGCAGCGCCGTTCCGCGCACGGCGGTCGGCGGGCGTGGCCTGCTCGTCGTCGACGGGCAACCGCAGAACTGGGAGGGCAGGCCCAACAACGCGACGGCACCGCGCACGGCCGTGGGCTTCTCCAAGGACGGCTCGACGATGCACGTGATGTCTGTGGACGGCCGCCAGGCGGCGTCCGGCGGTGTGACGCTCACCGAACTCGCCCTGATGATGAAGGACTTGGGCGCATACAACGCGCTCAACCTCGACGGCGGCGGCTCGTCCACCCTCCTCGCACGCGAACCGGGCACCGATGACCTGCAGTTGGAGAACGCGCCGTCCGACGGGGAGGAGCGTGAGGTGCCCAACGGTGTGGCGCTGACCTCCCCGGTGGGCAGCGGCGCGCTCAAGCACTTCTGGGTGGAGACGGCCGCCGATCCGGCCTCCGCGCCCACCGCAGACAACATGCCCGTCGGCCACCCGGACCGCGTCTTCCAGGGCCTGACGCGGAAGTTGACCGCGGCCGGCTACGACGAGTCCTACGGACCGGCCGAGGGCACCCCTCGCTGGTCTTCGGACCGGCCGGGTGTCGGACGGGTCGACGGGGAGGGTGTCTTCCACGCCCGTGGCACGGGTTCGACGAAGGTCACCGCACACCAGGGCGGCGCACGGGGTTCGACGCATCTGTCCGTCGTCGGCGAGCTGGACCGCATTCGCCCCACCCGCGAACGCGTCGGGCTTGAGGACGGCGGGGCAGAGGGCTCCTTCGGCGTCATCGGCTTCGACGCCCAGGGCACCAGCGCTCCCGTGGATCCGGCCGACGCCCGTCTGCGGTACGACCGTTCGCTGTTCTCCATCTCGCCGGACGACGCCCGCGGCGGCTTCACGGTGAAGGCCAGGCCCGGACAGGAGTCGGCGTCCGGGATCGTCACCGTCGACGTCAAGGGCCGCACCACGAAGCTCGCGGTCACGGTCGGCCTCCACGACGAGAGGACAGCCGGCTTCGACGACGCCGCGGACTGGAAGTTCAGCGCCGCGCGTGCCGAGGGCTCCCTCGCGGCCGACCCGGAGGGCAAGGAGGGCACAGGGCTGAGAATGACGTACGACTTCAGCCGTTCGACCGCCACACGCGCCGCGTACGCGACGCCCCCGGCAGAGGTGCCCGTGCCGGGGCAGCCGCAGAGCTTCACCATGTGGATAAGGAGCGACGGCAAGGGCGCCTGGCCCTCGCTGCACCTGAAGGACGCAGGCGGTACCGACCAGGTGCTGCGCGGCGAGCACCTCACCGAGGAGGGCTGGCAGCAGATCACCTTCGAGGTGCCGGAAACCGTCAACTACCCGCTGCGGCTGCACCGTTTCTACCTCGCCGAGACCAGACCCGCCGAGCAGTACACCGGTGAGGTCGTCCTCGACGAGCTGACGGCACGCGTACCGCCCGACGTCGAACTGCCGGAGACCGAGCGCCCGCACGATCCGCTGATCTCGACGGCGGCCGACGTGGCGGGGCGCGACTGGCGCTTCGCGGTGATGTCCGACGCGCAGTTCGTGGCCCGTGATCCGGACAGCGCCGTGGTACGGCAGGCACGCCGCACGCTGAGGGAGATCCGTGCCGCCGGACCGGACTTCGTCGTCATCAACGGCGACCTGGTCGACGAGGGGTCGAAGGAGGATCTCAGTTTTGCACGCCGCGTGCTGGAGGAGGAACTGGGAGACGCCGTCGGCTGGATCTACGTGCCCGGGAATCACGAGGTGATGGGCGGCAGCATCGCGAACTTCACCGCCGAATTCGGCGCGGCGCAACGCACGTTCGACCACAAGGGCACCCGGTTCATCACGCTCGACACCTCGTCGCTGACGGTGCGCGGGGGCGGATACACCCAACTCCAGGAGCTGCGGAGGCAGTTGGACGACGCCGAGAACGATCCTTCCGTCTCGTCCATTGCGGTCGTGCAGCATGTGCCGCCACGGGACCCGACGGGGCAGCAGGCGAGCCAGCTCACGGACCGCATGGAAGCCGACCTGCTGGAGGACTGGCTGGGCGACTTCCGCGCCCGTTCGGGCAAGGGAGCGGCGTTCATCGGGGCACACGTGGGCGTCTTCGACGCGTCGCGGGTCGACGGCGTCCCGTATCTGGTCAACGGCAACTCCGGGAAGTCACCTGCCGCGCCGCCCTCCCGCGGCGGCTTCACGGGCTGGTCGCTGCTCGGCGTCGAGCAGAACGCACAGCGGCACGGCGGGGACTGGCTGGCCGCCCAGACCAGGGCGCACGTGGACGGCCTCACGATGGAGGCACCGGGCGGGATGCGGGTGGGCGAATCTGCCCATGCGGCAGCCACGGTCACCCAGGGAGAGGGCGAGTCGGCGCGGAAGGTGCCGGTGGCCTGGCCTCTGAGCGCGGACTGGTCCGGTTCCGGCAACCTCTGCGTGAGAGGCGGCCGCAGCGCCGCGGACGATACCAAGGTCCGCTGCGCGGCTTCGTACGATCCGCGGACCGGCACACTCACCGCTCACCGGCCGGGAACGGTCACGCTCACGGTCGAGGTGGCCGGTGAGCGGGCGGAGAGGCAGGTGAGTATCACCCGCTGA
- the uvrA gene encoding excinuclease ABC subunit UvrA — translation MASDRLLVRGAREHNLRNVSVDLPRDSLIVFTGLSGSGKSSLAFDTIFAEGQRRYVESLSAYARQFLGQMDKPDVDFIEGLSPAVSIDQKSTSRNPRSTVGTITEVYDYLRLLFARIGKPHCPECGRPIARQSPQAIVDKVLGLEPGSRFQVLSPLVRERKGEFVDLFNELQTKGYSRARVDGQTIQLSEPPKLKKQEKHTIEVVVDRLTVKEGAKRRLTDSVETALGLSGGMVILDFVDLDEDDPQRERMFSEHLYCPYDDLSFEELEPRTFSFNSPFGACPDCTGIGTRMEVDAELIVPDEEKSLDEGALHPWSHGHTRDYFGRLIGALADALGFRTDIPWAGLPQRAKKALLYGHKTQIEVRYRNRYGRERAYTTAFEGVVPFVKRRHQEAETDSSRERFEGYMREVPCPTCDGTRLKPIVLAVTMQGKSIAEISAMSISECADFLREMTLSDRDKKIAERVLKEVNERLRFLVDVGLDYLSLNRAAGTLSGGEAQRIRLATQIGSGLVGVLYVLDEPSIGLHQRDNHRLIETLVRLRDLGNTLIVVEHDEDTIKASDWVVDIGPGAGEHGGKVVHSGPMKELLETAESVTGDYLAGRKSIPLPAVRRPADPERQLIVRGARENNLRDIDASFPLGVLTAVTGVSGSGKSTLVNDILYTHLARELNNAKSVPGRHTRVDGDDLVDKVVHVDQSPIGRTPRSNPATYTGVFDHVRRLFAETTEAKVRGYQPGRFSFNVKGGRCENCSGDGTIKIEMNFLPDVFVPCEVCHGARYNRETLEVHYKGKNISEVLEMPIEQATEFFEAVPAIARHLRTLNDVGLGYVRLGQPAPTLSGGEAQRVKLASELQKRSTGRTVYVLDEPTTGLHFEDIRKLISVLDGLVDKGNTVIVIEHNLDVIKTADWVVDMGPEGGYAGGLIVAEGSPEQVAAIPASHTGKFLRDVLGDRVSDAPPTAARKATSGAGARKRASKAKQ, via the coding sequence GTGGCCTCTGACCGTCTCCTTGTCCGTGGCGCTCGCGAGCACAATCTCCGGAATGTCTCGGTCGACCTCCCGCGCGACTCGCTCATCGTCTTCACCGGTCTGTCGGGGTCGGGCAAGTCTTCCCTGGCCTTCGACACGATCTTCGCCGAGGGGCAGCGCCGCTACGTCGAGTCGCTGTCCGCGTACGCCCGGCAGTTCCTCGGTCAGATGGACAAGCCGGATGTGGACTTCATCGAGGGCCTCTCCCCCGCCGTCTCCATCGACCAGAAGTCGACCTCGCGCAATCCGCGCTCGACGGTCGGCACGATCACCGAGGTCTACGACTACCTCCGGCTGCTCTTCGCCCGCATCGGCAAGCCCCACTGCCCGGAGTGCGGCCGGCCCATCGCCCGGCAGTCGCCGCAGGCCATCGTGGACAAGGTGCTGGGCCTGGAACCCGGCAGCCGCTTCCAGGTGCTCTCGCCGCTGGTGCGCGAGCGCAAGGGCGAGTTCGTGGACCTCTTCAACGAGCTTCAGACGAAGGGCTACAGCAGGGCACGCGTGGACGGGCAGACGATCCAGCTGTCCGAACCACCGAAGCTGAAGAAGCAGGAGAAGCACACGATCGAGGTCGTCGTCGACCGGCTCACCGTGAAGGAGGGCGCGAAGCGGCGGCTGACGGACTCGGTCGAGACGGCGCTCGGGCTCTCCGGCGGGATGGTCATCCTCGACTTCGTCGACCTGGACGAGGACGACCCCCAGCGCGAGCGGATGTTCTCCGAGCACCTCTACTGCCCGTACGACGACCTGTCGTTCGAGGAGCTGGAGCCGCGCACCTTCTCCTTCAACTCCCCCTTCGGCGCCTGCCCGGACTGCACCGGCATCGGCACGCGCATGGAGGTCGACGCCGAGCTGATCGTCCCGGACGAGGAGAAGTCGCTCGACGAGGGGGCTCTGCACCCCTGGTCGCACGGACACACGCGGGACTACTTCGGCCGCCTCATCGGCGCGCTCGCCGACGCGCTCGGATTCCGTACGGACATCCCGTGGGCCGGACTGCCGCAGCGGGCCAAGAAGGCACTGCTGTACGGGCACAAGACCCAGATCGAGGTGCGCTACCGCAACCGGTACGGCCGGGAGCGGGCCTACACCACGGCCTTCGAGGGCGTCGTGCCGTTCGTCAAGCGGCGGCACCAGGAGGCGGAGACCGACAGCAGCCGGGAGCGCTTCGAGGGCTACATGCGCGAGGTGCCCTGCCCCACCTGTGACGGCACGCGGCTGAAGCCGATCGTGCTCGCGGTGACGATGCAGGGGAAGTCGATCGCGGAGATCTCCGCGATGTCGATCAGCGAATGCGCCGACTTCCTGCGGGAGATGACGCTCAGCGACAGGGACAAGAAGATCGCCGAGCGGGTCCTGAAGGAGGTCAACGAGCGGCTGCGCTTCCTCGTCGACGTCGGCCTCGACTACCTCTCGCTCAACCGCGCCGCCGGGACCCTCTCCGGCGGCGAGGCGCAGCGCATCCGCCTGGCCACGCAGATCGGTTCGGGTCTGGTGGGTGTGCTGTACGTGCTGGACGAGCCGTCGATCGGGCTGCACCAGCGCGACAACCACCGGCTGATCGAGACGCTGGTGCGGCTGAGGGACCTGGGCAACACGCTGATCGTCGTCGAGCATGACGAGGACACCATCAAGGCCTCCGACTGGGTCGTGGACATCGGCCCGGGCGCGGGCGAGCACGGCGGCAAGGTCGTGCACAGCGGCCCGATGAAGGAGCTGCTGGAGACCGCCGAGTCGGTCACCGGTGACTACCTGGCCGGGAGGAAGAGCATCCCGCTGCCTGCTGTGCGCAGGCCCGCCGATCCCGAGCGGCAGCTGATCGTGCGCGGCGCACGCGAGAACAATCTCCGCGACATCGACGCGTCCTTCCCGCTCGGCGTGCTCACGGCGGTGACGGGCGTCTCCGGTTCGGGCAAGTCGACCCTCGTCAACGACATCCTGTACACCCACCTCGCGCGGGAGCTGAACAACGCCAAGTCGGTTCCCGGCCGGCACACCCGCGTGGACGGCGACGACCTGGTGGACAAGGTCGTACACGTCGACCAGTCGCCGATCGGGCGCACCCCGCGCTCCAACCCTGCGACGTACACGGGCGTCTTCGACCACGTGCGGAGGCTCTTCGCGGAGACGACGGAGGCGAAGGTGCGCGGCTACCAGCCGGGGCGCTTCTCCTTCAACGTCAAGGGCGGCCGGTGCGAGAACTGCTCCGGTGACGGCACGATCAAGATCGAGATGAACTTCCTGCCGGACGTGTTCGTGCCGTGCGAGGTCTGCCACGGCGCGCGCTACAACCGGGAGACGCTCGAGGTCCACTACAAGGGCAAGAACATCTCCGAGGTGCTGGAGATGCCGATCGAGCAGGCGACGGAGTTCTTCGAGGCGGTGCCCGCGATCGCCCGTCATCTGCGGACGCTCAACGACGTGGGGCTGGGCTACGTACGGCTCGGGCAGCCGGCACCGACGCTCTCCGGCGGTGAAGCGCAGCGCGTGAAGCTCGCGAGCGAGCTGCAGAAGCGCTCGACCGGGCGCACCGTGTACGTGCTCGACGAGCCCACGACGGGGCTGCACTTCGAGGACATCCGCAAGCTCATCTCGGTGCTCGACGGGCTGGTCGACAAGGGCAACACGGTCATCGTCATCGAGCACAACCTGGACGTCATCAAGACCGCGGACTGGGTGGTCGACATGGGCCCCGAGGGCGGGTACGCGGGTGGTCTGATCGTCGCCGAGGGCTCCCCGGAGCAGGTGGCCGCGATTCCGGCGAGCCACACCGGGAAGTTCCTGCGGGACGTGCTGGGTGACCGGGTGAGCGACGCACCGCCGACGGCGGCGCGCAAGGCCACGTCCGGTGCCGGCGCGCGGAAGCGGGCGTCGAAGGCGAAGCAGTAG
- a CDS encoding maleylpyruvate isomerase family mycothiol-dependent enzyme, with protein sequence MTQPANPAAPVPDPSADAAAVRAATGRLLAAVEQLDDATASKPSLLRGWTRGHVLAHVARNADALLNALAARPMYASAESRDADIERDAHRSVAEHLLDLRESAARLDGAFGAQRDQDWERTVELRNGVTDHAYSLPFRRWIEVELHHVDLGIGYAMDDLPATFIERELANMARRFSGHPDLAVPVELRTEDGVTWHTGAPDGSAKTAVVAGSPTALVAWLTGRSTGSGLSARDPLPDLPAL encoded by the coding sequence ATGACGCAGCCAGCGAACCCCGCCGCTCCCGTGCCCGACCCCTCAGCCGACGCCGCTGCCGTACGCGCCGCCACCGGCCGGCTGCTAGCGGCCGTCGAACAGCTCGACGACGCCACCGCGTCCAAGCCCTCGCTGCTTCGCGGCTGGACCCGCGGCCATGTGCTGGCACACGTCGCCCGCAACGCGGACGCGCTGCTCAACGCGCTCGCCGCGCGGCCCATGTACGCCAGCGCCGAGAGCCGCGACGCCGACATCGAGCGCGACGCGCACAGGAGTGTCGCAGAGCACCTCCTGGACCTGCGCGAGAGCGCGGCCCGTCTCGACGGCGCCTTCGGCGCACAGCGCGACCAGGACTGGGAACGAACCGTGGAACTCCGTAACGGTGTGACGGACCACGCGTATTCCCTGCCCTTCCGCCGCTGGATCGAGGTGGAGCTCCACCACGTCGACCTGGGCATCGGCTACGCCATGGACGATCTGCCCGCGACGTTCATCGAGCGTGAACTGGCCAACATGGCGCGGCGGTTCTCCGGCCACCCCGATCTCGCCGTGCCCGTCGAACTGCGCACGGAGGACGGCGTCACCTGGCACACGGGCGCGCCCGACGGCTCCGCGAAGACGGCGGTCGTCGCCGGCAGCCCCACCGCCCTGGTCGCCTGGCTCACCGGACGCAGCACCGGCTCCGGGCTCTCCGCACGCGACCCGCTGCCCGATCTGCCGGCTCTCTGA
- a CDS encoding MBL fold metallo-hydrolase, translating to MAYTGEVQVGGPADVHELTDLMISKVAVGPMNNNAYLLRCRRTGEQLLIDAANEPETLLELIGSDGIASVVTTHRHGDHWQALAPVVEGTQARTYAGRYDAEGIPVGTDVLVEDGDTVKVGEVGLTARHLVGHTPGSIALVYDDPHGHPHLFTGDCLFPGGVGNTHDDPEAFASLLHDVETKLFAELPDETWVYPGHGGDTTLGAERPNLDEWRKRGW from the coding sequence ATGGCTTACACCGGAGAGGTGCAGGTCGGGGGACCTGCCGACGTGCACGAGCTGACCGACCTGATGATCTCCAAGGTCGCGGTCGGCCCCATGAACAACAACGCATACCTGCTGCGTTGCCGAAGGACGGGCGAACAGCTGCTGATCGACGCGGCCAACGAGCCGGAGACACTGCTCGAACTCATCGGCTCCGACGGGATCGCCTCCGTCGTCACCACCCACCGGCACGGGGACCACTGGCAGGCCCTCGCCCCGGTCGTCGAGGGCACGCAGGCCCGTACGTACGCGGGCCGCTACGACGCCGAGGGAATCCCGGTGGGCACCGACGTGCTCGTCGAGGACGGCGACACGGTGAAGGTCGGCGAGGTCGGGCTGACGGCACGCCACCTCGTGGGCCACACGCCCGGCTCCATCGCCCTCGTCTACGACGACCCGCACGGGCATCCGCATCTGTTCACAGGCGACTGCCTCTTCCCCGGCGGCGTCGGCAACACCCATGACGATCCTGAGGCGTTCGCGAGCCTGCTGCACGACGTCGAGACCAAGCTCTTCGCCGAACTCCCCGACGAGACCTGGGTCTACCCCGGTCACGGAGGTGACACGACGCTCGGCGCCGAGCGCCCCAACCTGGACGAGTGGCGCAAGCGCGGCTGGTGA
- the uvrC gene encoding excinuclease ABC subunit UvrC has translation MADPSSYRPEPGEIPDSPGVYRFRDEHGRVIYVGKAKSLRQRLANYFQDLAGLHVRTRTMVTTAASVEWTVVSTEVEALQLEYSWIKEFAPRFNVKYRDDKSYPSLAVTLNEEYPRVQVMRGPKKKGVRYFGPYAHAWAIRETVDLMLRAFPVRTCSAGVFKRSAQIGRPCLLGYIGKCAAPCVGRVTAEEHRQLAEEFCDFVAGHTGSYLRRLEREMTQASEEMEYEKAARLRDDMDALKRAMEKSAVVLTDATDADLIAVAEDELEAAVQIFHVRGGRVRGQRGWVTDRVEEIGTPELVEHALQQLYGEERGEGVPKEVLVPALPDPPEPAAQWLGDRRGSAVSLRVPQRGDKRALMETVARNAQQALALHKTKRASDLTTRSRALEEIAEGLGLDSAPLRIECFDISHFQGDDVVASMVVFEDGLARKSEYRRFQIKSVAGQDDVRSMHEVVSRRFRRYLQEKRRTGEWGGEGDEPGEGEGPEPAEAEGGGTPGRDEDGRPKKFAYPPQLIVVDGGRPQVSAARSAMDELGIDDVAVCGLAKRLEEVWLPGEEDPLVLPRTSEGLYLLQRVRDEAHRFAIRYQRSKRSKTMKASPLDAVPGLGASRKQALLKHFGSLKRLRAATVDEICEVPGVGRKTAEAVAAALVTKSSGPAVNTATGEIVEEQ, from the coding sequence ATGGCAGACCCCTCCAGCTACCGCCCCGAACCGGGCGAGATCCCGGACTCACCGGGGGTCTACCGGTTCCGTGACGAGCACGGCCGGGTGATCTACGTCGGGAAGGCCAAGAGCCTGCGCCAGCGGCTCGCGAACTACTTCCAGGACCTGGCCGGTCTCCATGTGCGTACCCGCACGATGGTCACCACGGCCGCGTCGGTGGAGTGGACGGTGGTCTCCACGGAGGTCGAGGCGCTCCAGCTGGAGTACTCCTGGATCAAGGAGTTCGCGCCCCGGTTCAACGTCAAGTACCGCGACGACAAGAGCTATCCGTCCCTCGCCGTCACCCTCAACGAGGAGTATCCGCGGGTCCAGGTGATGCGCGGCCCCAAGAAGAAGGGCGTGCGCTACTTCGGTCCGTACGCACACGCCTGGGCGATCCGCGAGACGGTCGACCTGATGCTGCGTGCGTTTCCCGTACGCACCTGCTCCGCCGGTGTCTTCAAGCGCTCCGCCCAGATCGGCCGCCCCTGCCTGCTCGGGTACATCGGCAAGTGCGCCGCGCCCTGCGTCGGGCGCGTCACCGCGGAGGAGCACCGCCAACTCGCCGAGGAATTCTGCGACTTCGTCGCCGGGCACACCGGTTCGTACCTGCGCCGCCTGGAGCGGGAGATGACGCAGGCCTCCGAGGAGATGGAGTACGAGAAGGCGGCGCGGCTGCGCGACGACATGGACGCGCTGAAGCGCGCGATGGAGAAGAGCGCCGTCGTCCTCACCGACGCGACCGACGCCGACCTCATCGCCGTCGCCGAGGACGAGCTGGAGGCCGCGGTCCAGATCTTCCACGTGCGCGGCGGCCGCGTACGGGGCCAGCGCGGCTGGGTCACCGACAGGGTCGAGGAGATCGGCACACCCGAGCTGGTCGAGCACGCGCTCCAGCAGCTCTACGGGGAGGAGCGCGGCGAGGGCGTCCCCAAGGAGGTGCTGGTGCCGGCGCTGCCCGACCCGCCGGAGCCGGCCGCCCAGTGGCTCGGCGACCGCCGCGGCTCGGCCGTCAGCCTGCGCGTGCCGCAGCGCGGCGACAAGCGCGCCCTGATGGAGACGGTCGCGCGCAACGCGCAGCAGGCGCTCGCCCTGCACAAGACCAAGCGCGCCTCGGACCTCACGACGCGCTCGCGGGCGCTGGAGGAGATCGCCGAGGGCCTCGGCCTCGACTCGGCTCCGCTGCGCATCGAGTGCTTCGACATCTCCCACTTCCAGGGTGACGACGTGGTCGCGTCCATGGTCGTCTTCGAGGACGGCCTGGCCCGGAAGAGCGAGTACCGCCGCTTCCAGATCAAGTCCGTCGCCGGCCAGGACGACGTCCGCTCGATGCACGAGGTCGTCAGCCGCCGCTTCCGCCGCTACCTCCAGGAGAAGCGCCGCACCGGCGAGTGGGGTGGCGAAGGGGACGAGCCCGGCGAGGGCGAGGGTCCGGAGCCCGCTGAGGCAGAAGGCGGCGGGACCCCGGGGCGTGACGAGGACGGCAGGCCGAAGAAGTTCGCCTACCCTCCCCAGCTCATCGTCGTGGACGGCGGGCGCCCTCAGGTCTCCGCCGCACGCAGCGCGATGGACGAGCTGGGCATCGACGACGTCGCCGTCTGCGGGCTGGCCAAGCGCCTGGAAGAGGTCTGGCTGCCCGGCGAGGAGGACCCCCTCGTGCTGCCACGTACGAGTGAGGGCCTCTACCTCCTCCAGCGCGTCCGCGACGAGGCGCACCGCTTTGCGATCAGGTATCAGCGCAGCAAGCGCTCGAAGACGATGAAGGCGAGCCCTCTCGACGCGGTCCCCGGGTTGGGGGCATCCCGTAAGCAGGCCCTGCTGAAGCACTTCGGCTCCCTCAAGCGGCTTCGGGCGGCGACCGTGGACGAGATCTGCGAGGTGCCGGGTGTGGGCCGCAAGACGGCGGAGGCCGTCGCTGCGGCGCTCGTCACGAAGTCCTCCGGGCCGGCGGTGAACACAGCGACCGGTGAGATCGTTGAAGAACAGTGA